The region GCTGATGCTGTGGATGTGATGGCCGGAATGGCATGGGAGCTTAAATTCCCTAAAATGATCGGTGTAAAATTAACCGGTAAACTTAGCGGATGGTGTTCTCCTAAAGATGTAATTCTGAAAGTTGCTGGTATCCTTACTGTAAAAGGTGGTACTGGTGCTATTGTAGAATACTTCGGAGAAGGTGCTGAATCACTTTCTTGTACTGGTAAAGGTACAATCTGTAACATGGGTGCAGAGATCGGAGCAACAACTTCAATCTTTGAATTCGATAAAAACATGGCAAAATACCTAAGAGCTACAGGAAGAGAAGCTGTTGCTGCAGGTGCTGAGGCTATTGCTGATAACCTAAGAGCTGATAAAGAAGTTTATGCAGATCCTGCTAAATACTTTGATCAGGTTATTGAAATCAACCTGGATGAATTAGAGCCGGCATTAAACGGTCCTTTCACTCCGGATTTATATACTCCAATTTCTCAGATGAAAGAACTTGCTGAGAAAAACGGATGGCCGACTAAAGTTGAAGTTGGTTTGATCGGTTCTTGTACAAACTCTTCTTATGAAGATATCTCAAGAGCTGCTTCTATCGCTAAGCAAGCAATTGATAAAAACCTGGTAACTGCTGCTGAATATACTATTACTCCGGGATCCGAATTAGTAAGATATACAGTAGAAAGAGATGGCTTCCTAGATACTTTTGCTCAAATTGGTGGTAAAGTATTCGCTAATGCTTGTGGACCATGTATCGGTCAATGGGCTCGTGAAGGTTCAGAAAAACAAGAGAAAAACACAATCGTTCACTCTTTCAACAGAAACTTCTCTAAGAGAGCAGACGGTAACCCAAATACTTATGCATTCGTAGGTTCTCCTGAATTGGTAACTGCACTTGCTATTGCTGGTAAACTAGATTTCGATCCAAGAACAGACAAATTAATTAACAAAGATGGTGTTGAAATTCTTCTAGACGAGCCTCAAGGTTATGAATTACCAATTAAAGGTTTCGACGTTGAAGACGCTGGTTATATCGCTCCTGCTGAAGACGGTTCAAATGTTGAGGTTATTGTAGCTCCTACATCCGACAGACTTCAGTTATTAGAGGCTTTTACTCCTTGGGATGGTAAAAACATTACAGGTGCTAAATTATTGATCAAAGCATTTGGTAAGTGTACAACTGACCACATCTCTATGGCAGGTCCATGGTTGAAGTACAGAGGTCACTTAGATAATATTTCTAACAACATGTTGATCGGAGCTGTTAATGCTTACAACATGGAAACTAACAATGTGAAGAACGAATTAAGCGGTGAGCATATGGAAGTTCCTGCATCTGCAAGAGCTTACAAGGCTGCCGGAGTTCCAACAATTGTTGTTGGTGATGAAAACTACGGTGAAGGTTCTTCAAGAGAGCACGCTGCAATGGAGCCTCGTCACTTAGGTGTTAGAGCTGTATTAGTTAAATCTTTCGCTCGTATCCACGAGACTAACCTTAAAAAACAAGGTATGTTAGGATTAACTTTTGCTGACAAAGCAGATTATGACAAAATTCAGGAAGATGATACAATCAACTTCTTAGATCTTGATCAGTTTGCTCCAGGTAAGCCATTAACATTAGAGTTTGTTCACGCTGATGGTTCTAAAGATATTATTCTTGCTAACCATACTTACAACGCAGGACAAATCGAGTGGTTCAAAGCTGGATCTGCGCTTAACCTAATCAAGCAACAAGGGAAATAATTAATTTAATTTCTCATGGAAATAAAAAAGCCTCGCATTTTGCGGGGCTTTTCTTTGAAAATAATATAGAATTATGGATTGAAGGAATTAACTCACTTTAATCTCTTGTGCAGGAATATTGTTTTCAGGATCCTTTGGTAAGATTACGGTAAGAATACCGTCTTCATAACCAGCAGAAATATTTTCAGATGCAACCTTCTCATTAAGCTTAAAAGAACGTTCAAAAGATGAAGCATATATTTCCTGATAGATATAATTGGTTTTCTCTTTGTCTTCAGACGCTTTATACGAAATTGTCAGGACCCGATCTTTTATTGCTATATTAAAAGCCTCTTTTTTCAATCCGGCTGCAAATAACTGTAGTGCGTAATATTCTTCATTTTCAGAGATATTTACAGGCTTGAAGCTGCTGATTTTTTCAGCAAAGACTTCCTTCATCGGATGCTTGCTATTGAAGAATCCTTCACGGAACTTATCAAATTTGCGGTCGAATTTTCCATTACAGAAATCTTTTTTGTTTCCAAAATCTTCGTTGTTATGATGTCTTGTATACATTGTTGTTATTTTTTTAGTATAATAAATTAGTTAATTGGGATAATAGCGATATTTTCTGTTCTTGAATTTTTATAGTTTGGTCTTACAGCAAATTCACTATTATTTGAGGGATTAAAGCCTATTGGTAAATTCTCCTGATAAGGCTCAAAGTATCTTTCTCTCCTTCTTCTGAATTTTGAAGCTACCAGAGTTCCTATTCCTGCGATTAAGGTTACGGCCAGAAGTAATTTAAAAACCATACCTATAATCAGTGTTGCTAAACCTGCGATCACGGTAAGTCCGATCAGTTTAGGCAATATATAACGCATTTTGTTTTTCATTTTTTTTGATTTTAAAGTTTAATAATAAAGGCCTTTGTATTGAAGACGAAGAAAGGAATAGCTTTACTTTAATTTTTTTGAAAATAATTTCAATTTTCTCCGGAAACATCTATAAACAGGAGAAAATTAATTAAATAAAAATATCAAGTAGACATTATAAACCAGTATAAAAAAACCTCACAGGTTTTCAAAACCTGTGAGGTATACTAAATAAAAAACCCGAAACTTAAAAGTTCCGGGCTTCAATATTATTTAAATCGGCATCGGTCTCCAAACCGTTTTTGCCATTCTTCGCGAAAGCGCTCTTTGTCTTCATCTGAAAACTCTTCCATCCGTCTCTTCATTTTTTCTTTAAAATTTCTTCCGCCACCTCCGCCTCTGAAGCGGAAGCCACCAAATAATATTTTACTCAGAACCATGATTCCGAAAGCCTGCCAGTAGGAAATAGCTTTTACTCCAAGTATTTCTGGTAATAATATATTCCACAACCATTGTACCAACCACACCAAGAGAAATATCATTCCTATGATCAGCGGAAAGGCTAACCAAAATTTCTTCTTATTTCTATGTCTAAATCCACGATTCATATCCTTAGTCCTTAAGTTCGTTGTATAAATGTTTTAATCTTTTGCGAAGGTGTTTTACAGCATATCCTTTTCTGCTGATAATAGTCTTTAGATTTTCACCTTCTTCATCTGCAATTTCCTGTAAAGTTTTTTCCTCAACTTCATTCTGAAAAAATACCCGTCTTTGGTTATCCGGAAGTTCATCCAGCGCCTTCATCAGTTCATCCCAGAAAATGTCTTTAAACATTTTTAGCTCGGGATTGTTGGAATCATCAGCTAAAAGGATTTCTTTAATACTAAAACTTCCGTCTTCATCTTCATAAGTGTAGTCTTCCAGTGAATCACTTTTCTTTTTCCTGTAATTATCGGTAATCTTATTTCGGGTTACCGAATACAGCCAGGCACCAACATTTTCAAGATCATCTATATTCGTTAAACGGCTGGTCTGATACCAGACCTCTTGCAAAATATCTTCTGCATCCTCAGTTTTGCTCACTTTTCCTTTAATAAAGCGAAACAATTGTGAGCCGTAATCTTTTACGACTTCTGACAGTGAAGCAGATTTCTTTTCAGCCATTTCATTCAAATATAGCGAGTCCATATTTATGAAGACGAACCAAAAACAAAATTACTTTAACTTTTTCAAAAAATTTAATTTATAACTCTCCCCGATTGGAATTTCGCCTCCGGAAATAAGGTTTACAGACTTAATGTTGACCGTCTTTATCTTATCCCGATTTATGATATAAGATTTATGAACCCTGATAAAAGAAGTATCAGGTAATTGTTGCTCAAAAGATTTTAGTGTGTCCAGCACTATATATTCCTGATGTTCTGTTTTTATATTCACATAATCCTTAAGGCTTTCAATATACAATACCTCATCAAAATTAATGCGGTGCTGCTGGCCGGAAGATTTTACAAAAAAATACTGACCTGCTGAAGTTTCATTATTAGAAAGTCGTTCCTGAGCCCTCAGTGCGCTTTTATAAAGTCTGTCAAACGAAACTGGTTTTAACAAATAGTCGACTACATTATATTCATAGCCCTCCAAAGCATATTCAGCATAGGCTGTTGTAAGGATATACTTTAACTTATTACCTGTAATTTCCATGAAGTTAATTCCGGTAAGCTCCGGCATCTGAATATCTAAAAATGCCAGATCAGCTTCATTATTCTGAATAAAATCTAATGCTTCTAAAGGGTTCTCTGAACTAAAAACCAGTTCCAAAAACGGAACTTTCTGAACATAGCTGCTCAACAGAGAAACCGCCAGAGGTTCATCGTCTACAACAATACATTTAATTTTCTCCATATCTAATATGCCGTCAATTTGTTTGTATTCAAATCAATTATCAAATCTACAATAAAAGTATCTTCGGTCTCCGCAATTTCTAACCAGTGATTATCCGGGTAGATTAATTGCAATCTCTTTCTTACATTCCCAATGCCAATTCCCGATGAAAAATCTTTCATCCTCTGCTTCTTGGAATTTCTGAGATAGAAATGCAATCTACCATTATCATCGGACACTTTCAACTCCATTCCTTTGCCATTAATATCGCCATGTTTAAAAGCATTTTCAACGAATGGCACCAATAGCATTGGTGAGATTAATAATTTTGGATTTTTGATATCCTTATCAAATATTATCAGCTCTGGATTCTTAATCCTCAGCTTTTCCAAAGCAATCAGACTCTCCATATAGCCTACTTCTTTATCCAGCTGAATAAAATCTTTCTCCAGATCCTTTGTACTATACCTCAACAACTGACTTAGCTCTTCCAACGCAGGTAATGCCTTATCGGAATTCTGATACACCAGCGAATAAATATTATTGAGTGAATTAAATATAAAATGTGGATTTATCTGGGTTTTCAATGCTTGGAGCTCTGCATTTTTCTTTTCTTCTATTAATTCATACTTCTCTTTTTCTGATCGTGAAAAAAATTTAAAAAGACAAAATGAGGTACTAAAGAAGATTGTAGCAGTACTGTAAAATATATTATCATAAAAGTAAAATAAAAGTGTTGTCTTTTCATGATAATTTCCATGACCGGTTAAAGCTCTTAAAAGTACCTCTTCCACAGAGTACCTTAACAATGCAAAACAAAATACACTTATAAAAAAACCTGCTATGGTTAAATATAATCTCTTTATATCAAAAAATAAAGGAACAATAAAAAAGTAGTTGATATAAAAAGCTACAAAGCTAACAGCCAAAAAAGTAAAATCTAGTACTATAAGTTTTTTATAGCCTGCAATAAGAGGAATCAAAATATTAGAAGTGATATTGAGTACCCAATAAAAGATATGCAGAAATATAATTTGGTTCTTTTTCATGCTCAAATTTAATGCTAGTAAAACATTTTCCAATAGCCATTTTCGACAAACCTGCTTTTTTCATCGACGAAAAAAACAATCATCCTGTAAATACCCTGCTTCGTCTAAATGCTATTTCAGAGGGTGTTCACACACTATACCTTTGGCATATCAAAACGATCAGATAAAATATTATTTATAAAAAAACAACTATGAAAAAGACCTCTATATTCATCGCAACTTTATTATACAGCTTGTCATTCGCTCAGAAAACTCAGGATACCACTAAAGTACAAACAGTAAAAGCCGTAACTATTCAGGCAAAGAAAAAACTGATTGAAAGAAAAGCAGACTGTTTAGTCTTCAATGTTGAGGCATCGATGGCCTCACAAGGGATGGATGCTGTAGAGACTCTGAGTAATGTTCCTATGATGAATGTAGACGAAAATAAAGGTCTTATATCAATTGTAGGAAAAAGTAGTGTATCCGTAATGATTAACGGCCGTATGCTAAATCTTTCCGGGGATGCTTTAATGAGTTATTTAAAGACCATCCGCTCAGAAAATATCCTTAAAGTAGAAGTGATTACAACTCCTCCGGCTAAATATGAAGCACAGGGAAACAGTGGGCTAATCAATATTGTTCTGAAGAAGAATCCTAACTTGGGTTTTAGTGGTAATGTAGGTTCAACATTTGTTCAGAGAACTTATTCCGGTGCATTAGGCAATGGAACACTCAATTATCAGACTTCAAAGTTTAGCATGAGCCTGAAGGGCAATTATACCAATACTGCAAAACGTTCTGAAGAAAACTATGATATTATCGGTGCTACATCAAGCTATAGCCGTACAGTACGTAAAGATATGTGGAAAGAGTTTTCTCCAAGCCTTAATCTTTCCTATAAACTTAGTAAGAACTCTGAAATAGGACTGAATTATCTTTACACTCGTCAGACACCAGATATGAATATCTTCAATAACACGTCCTATTTTAAAGGAGAGCAACCAACCGAGACGCTGAGCACACCAACAAAACATCGCGAAACAAACCGAATGCAGACGTTATCCGTTTATTACGATTTAAAATTAGATACACTAGGCAAAAAACTAAGTTTTACCGGAAATTATTACGAAAACAACTCTAATACAATTGTAGATTTCTCCACTTTCAAAGCTTCGAACCAGACAACCGAAAACGTACAGACTATTTCTAAACTAAAACCGCAAATCTTCTCCGGGCAGGCAGATTTAGAACTTCCTTTTTCTTTCGGAACCATAGAAACCGGAGTAAAATTCAATCAGTTTAAAAATACCTCAGATCTTAATTATTACAATATTATCAATCACACTCCTGTTTCCGATCAGTCCAAAACTAATTTCTTTCAGTATGATGAAAAGAATTATGCAGCCTATTTCAGCTTTACAAAGAGCTTTGGAAAAAATTGGGAAACAAAATTCGGAATCCGCTATGAGGATGCCCATGTGGACGCCTATACTCCTGCAACGAATGAGCGCACTAAATATGGATACGGACAATGGTTCCCTTCAGCATACGTTGCTTATAAAGAAGGTAAGAATGCCTTTAGCCTTGCCTATTCCCGCAGAATTAACCGCCCAGATATGAGTAATCTGAATCCTTTCCGCTGGTATAGTAATCCAAATTCTTATGCTTCAGGGAATCCATTACTACAGCCTGCATACATCAACAATACAGAACTTGCCTATACCTACAACAATAAATTATCTGTGAGTATCTATTATCTAAGATTAACAAATGCCTTCGGACAAGTTTCTTTTCTTGATGGAATTAATGAGAGCAGCACTTACCTAAATCACTACAACAATAATTTTTATGGTCTGAATGCCAGCTATACCGATAAGATTTTACCATGGTGGGAAACCAGTATCTCTGCAACAGCTACATTACAAAATTCTTCTGTATTCAATATACAAGCTGAAACCAAGAGTGGGACGTTCTTCAATTATTCTGCAAACAATACTTTCACCCTAAATGCAAAGAAAACAATTGTATTCTTCCTAAACTATAATCAGACCTTACCTTTTAAAAATGTCAATTCATCATTCAAGAACTTTTCTGACCTGTCTTCCGGAATAAGAGTTTCCCTGATGGACAAACAATTGCAGATTAATGCCAGTGTATCCAACATCTTTGCTCAAAGATATCGTGCTGATAAATCTTTCTCTGATAATAAACAGTCATTCAACAATTACTGGGATGGCAGAACGCTACGCCTGAGTGTAAATTACACCTTCGGAAATTCAAAAGTAAAAGGAGCTCAGAAAGATATCAAATTCGAAGAAAAAAACAGAGCCAACTAAAAGGTTTTCTGAACAAATAAAGAATAATTAATGTAACAAAAACATACTTGTAATTGTCATTCTATAAAACTGATACTCATGAAAAAGATATACGTATTAGCTGTCACTTTAATCTCATGTACAGCATTTTCACAAAATATACAGGATGCCACCAAAGTAAAAACAGTAGAAACAGTTGTTCTGGAAGGAAAGAAAAAACTGATTGAAAGAAAGCCTGATCGTTTAATATTTAATATCGGTAACTCTGTTGCCGCTGCTGGTGGAACAGCTTTGGATGCCCTGAAAGCCACTCCGAATGTAAAAATAAATAACGATGTGATCTCTATTGTAGGAAAAAGTACAGTCCTTGTATTAATAGATGATAAAGAAGTCTATATGAGTGGTGAACAGCTTAGCCGCTACCTGGAAGGTATTAGTGCGGAGAATTTGTCAAAGATTGAAGTAATCACCACTCCACCGGCTAAATATAGTGCTGAGGGAAACAGTGGTATAATCAATATCGTTACGAAAAAAATGAAGGTTAACAGCTGGAACGCTAACGTTGGCTCTTCATATCAGAGATCAAGACGAAACACTTGGCGTACCAATGCCGCCTTCAACCTTCAGAAGGATAAAATAACACTACAATCATCTATAGATTTAGGCGACAGAAGATTTTTAAGAAACTGGAACAACGATCTTTATTATCCTAATGCTCATTGGGAAAATCGTGGAATTACAGATTTTAAAAATAATTACTATGCAGTAAAAGCCGCTCTGGATTATAAGGTAAACGAAAGGTTAACTCTTGGTACCAAATTCAATGCAAGCCTTTTCGATACTAAAAATAGCGGGACACCAAGTTTTTCAAATATTTATGATTCGGCTGGAGTGCTGCAAAAGTATATCTCTACTTCATCTTTTCAACGAGTCAAATCTCAGCAACAAGTCTATAACCTGTATTCCGAATACAAACTGGATACTTTAGGAAAAAAGATTACTATGGACCTGGATTATGTAAATTATAATGGTCCGGGAAACCGACCATTTTCTTATGCTACATACAAACCAAATAACGAAATAGTACAGGGAAGCCAATTTACAGGACTTAATAATACTGAAAGCCAGATTCAGAATTTCTCAGCAAAAATTGACACAGAACTTCCATTAAAATTTGTCAATCTTAGCTTTGGAGGTCGATTTTCTACTGTGAAAACCACCAATGACATTGCTGCCTATAAAGAAGTAAACAGCGAAATGGTGCCAGACACCAATATCTCCAATTATTTCAGATACAGAGAAAATAATGAAGCTTTGTATGTTTCCGGAAGCAAAAAAATTGGCAAGTGGGATTTACAGGCAGGATTACGAATGGAAGCTACCCAAACCACCGGATATTCCCGTGAATTAGATAATACTCATAAAAACAACTACATAAAATTATTTCCTACGCTATATGCAATGTATTCTATTGCTGATAAAACAAGCATTAGTTTCAATTACTCCAGAAGGATTAACCGTCCTTCTTATGAAAGCCTGAATCCATTCAGAACCATTAACAACAGCAATAGTTATAATGAAGGAAATGCATTTTTACAACCAGCTTTTACGGACAATGTTGAACTTACTTTTACCTACAAAAACTTGGACAGCAGGGTGTATTTCTCAAGTCTGAAAAATGGAATCAGCCAGGCTTCCTTAATAGATCCCGCCACTATGAACAATAATTTTGTCTGGATGAATTATGTAGATGCTAAT is a window of Elizabethkingia anophelis R26 DNA encoding:
- a CDS encoding aconitate hydratase produces the protein MTFDLDMIKKVYSDFDNRVNAAREFMGRPLTYSEKILCSHLFSTQQPEAFKRGESYVDFAPDRVAMQDATAQMALLQFMQAGKKKVAVPSTVHADHLIQARVGADKDLQEAENKNNEVYQFLQSVSNKYGIGFWKPGAGIIHQVVLENYAFPGGLMIGTDSHTVNAGGLGMVAIGVGGADAVDVMAGMAWELKFPKMIGVKLTGKLSGWCSPKDVILKVAGILTVKGGTGAIVEYFGEGAESLSCTGKGTICNMGAEIGATTSIFEFDKNMAKYLRATGREAVAAGAEAIADNLRADKEVYADPAKYFDQVIEINLDELEPALNGPFTPDLYTPISQMKELAEKNGWPTKVEVGLIGSCTNSSYEDISRAASIAKQAIDKNLVTAAEYTITPGSELVRYTVERDGFLDTFAQIGGKVFANACGPCIGQWAREGSEKQEKNTIVHSFNRNFSKRADGNPNTYAFVGSPELVTALAIAGKLDFDPRTDKLINKDGVEILLDEPQGYELPIKGFDVEDAGYIAPAEDGSNVEVIVAPTSDRLQLLEAFTPWDGKNITGAKLLIKAFGKCTTDHISMAGPWLKYRGHLDNISNNMLIGAVNAYNMETNNVKNELSGEHMEVPASARAYKAAGVPTIVVGDENYGEGSSREHAAMEPRHLGVRAVLVKSFARIHETNLKKQGMLGLTFADKADYDKIQEDDTINFLDLDQFAPGKPLTLEFVHADGSKDIILANHTYNAGQIEWFKAGSALNLIKQQGK
- a CDS encoding Hsp20/alpha crystallin family protein; the encoded protein is MYTRHHNNEDFGNKKDFCNGKFDRKFDKFREGFFNSKHPMKEVFAEKISSFKPVNISENEEYYALQLFAAGLKKEAFNIAIKDRVLTISYKASEDKEKTNYIYQEIYASSFERSFKLNEKVASENISAGYEDGILTVILPKDPENNIPAQEIKVS
- a CDS encoding RNA polymerase sigma factor, coding for MDSLYLNEMAEKKSASLSEVVKDYGSQLFRFIKGKVSKTEDAEDILQEVWYQTSRLTNIDDLENVGAWLYSVTRNKITDNYRKKKSDSLEDYTYEDEDGSFSIKEILLADDSNNPELKMFKDIFWDELMKALDELPDNQRRVFFQNEVEEKTLQEIADEEGENLKTIISRKGYAVKHLRKRLKHLYNELKD
- a CDS encoding LytR/AlgR family response regulator transcription factor, whose product is MEKIKCIVVDDEPLAVSLLSSYVQKVPFLELVFSSENPLEALDFIQNNEADLAFLDIQMPELTGINFMEITGNKLKYILTTAYAEYALEGYEYNVVDYLLKPVSFDRLYKSALRAQERLSNNETSAGQYFFVKSSGQQHRINFDEVLYIESLKDYVNIKTEHQEYIVLDTLKSFEQQLPDTSFIRVHKSYIINRDKIKTVNIKSVNLISGGEIPIGESYKLNFLKKLK
- a CDS encoding sensor histidine kinase, encoding MKKNQIIFLHIFYWVLNITSNILIPLIAGYKKLIVLDFTFLAVSFVAFYINYFFIVPLFFDIKRLYLTIAGFFISVFCFALLRYSVEEVLLRALTGHGNYHEKTTLLFYFYDNIFYSTATIFFSTSFCLFKFFSRSEKEKYELIEEKKNAELQALKTQINPHFIFNSLNNIYSLVYQNSDKALPALEELSQLLRYSTKDLEKDFIQLDKEVGYMESLIALEKLRIKNPELIIFDKDIKNPKLLISPMLLVPFVENAFKHGDINGKGMELKVSDDNGRLHFYLRNSKKQRMKDFSSGIGIGNVRKRLQLIYPDNHWLEIAETEDTFIVDLIIDLNTNKLTAY
- a CDS encoding outer membrane beta-barrel family protein is translated as MKKTSIFIATLLYSLSFAQKTQDTTKVQTVKAVTIQAKKKLIERKADCLVFNVEASMASQGMDAVETLSNVPMMNVDENKGLISIVGKSSVSVMINGRMLNLSGDALMSYLKTIRSENILKVEVITTPPAKYEAQGNSGLINIVLKKNPNLGFSGNVGSTFVQRTYSGALGNGTLNYQTSKFSMSLKGNYTNTAKRSEENYDIIGATSSYSRTVRKDMWKEFSPSLNLSYKLSKNSEIGLNYLYTRQTPDMNIFNNTSYFKGEQPTETLSTPTKHRETNRMQTLSVYYDLKLDTLGKKLSFTGNYYENNSNTIVDFSTFKASNQTTENVQTISKLKPQIFSGQADLELPFSFGTIETGVKFNQFKNTSDLNYYNIINHTPVSDQSKTNFFQYDEKNYAAYFSFTKSFGKNWETKFGIRYEDAHVDAYTPATNERTKYGYGQWFPSAYVAYKEGKNAFSLAYSRRINRPDMSNLNPFRWYSNPNSYASGNPLLQPAYINNTELAYTYNNKLSVSIYYLRLTNAFGQVSFLDGINESSTYLNHYNNNFYGLNASYTDKILPWWETSISATATLQNSSVFNIQAETKSGTFFNYSANNTFTLNAKKTIVFFLNYNQTLPFKNVNSSFKNFSDLSSGIRVSLMDKQLQINASVSNIFAQRYRADKSFSDNKQSFNNYWDGRTLRLSVNYTFGNSKVKGAQKDIKFEEKNRAN
- a CDS encoding TonB-dependent receptor domain-containing protein translates to MKKIYVLAVTLISCTAFSQNIQDATKVKTVETVVLEGKKKLIERKPDRLIFNIGNSVAAAGGTALDALKATPNVKINNDVISIVGKSTVLVLIDDKEVYMSGEQLSRYLEGISAENLSKIEVITTPPAKYSAEGNSGIINIVTKKMKVNSWNANVGSSYQRSRRNTWRTNAAFNLQKDKITLQSSIDLGDRRFLRNWNNDLYYPNAHWENRGITDFKNNYYAVKAALDYKVNERLTLGTKFNASLFDTKNSGTPSFSNIYDSAGVLQKYISTSSFQRVKSQQQVYNLYSEYKLDTLGKKITMDLDYVNYNGPGNRPFSYATYKPNNEIVQGSQFTGLNNTESQIQNFSAKIDTELPLKFVNLSFGGRFSTVKTTNDIAAYKEVNSEMVPDTNISNYFRYRENNEALYVSGSKKIGKWDLQAGLRMEATQTTGYSRELDNTHKNNYIKLFPTLYAMYSIADKTSISFNYSRRINRPSYESLNPFRTINNSNSYNEGNAFLQPAFTDNVELTFTYKNLDSRVYFSSLKNGISQASLIDPATMNNNFVWMNYVDANSFGLAETFTWKPVKWWSSMNTFNLSYSNTQLSIGPERYKGWTADFSTSNDFTLNKPKTAFFNLTYTQDFGGVYNNFTSKAYSTVDISFKYLAFDKKLVISLVGSNIFNGIGYSYQMMNGVRQSFRNIWDNQSFRVSLNYKFGNDKIKTSNRQSGNTEELNRM